One segment of Anopheles stephensi strain Indian chromosome 3, UCI_ANSTEP_V1.0, whole genome shotgun sequence DNA contains the following:
- the LOC118513700 gene encoding protein phosphatase 1B: protein MGAFLERPMTSKHNEHGEGNGLRYGVGSMQGWRCEMEDAYHAKTGLGESLEDWNYFAVFDGHAGDNVAKHCAANLLQRIITTTEFGNNDITKGIHTGFLQLDESMRDLPELATGVDKSGTTAVCAFISRQHLYVANCGDSRAVLCQNGQPIFSTQDHKPILPGEKERIMNAGGSVVVQRVNGSLAVSRALGDFTYKNVKDLGQCEQLVSPEPEIFCRDREPADEFLVLACDGVWDVMSNEELCQFVHNRLQLSDSLVDVANQVIDTCLHKGSRDNMCIIIIAFPGAPTVSEEAQKREEALEAHLRARIEEILETMEPVEYGALLKELANEDIPDLPPGGGLHAKSSYVSKVFQELHPKLAETCEVGKY, encoded by the coding sequence ATGGGTGCCTTCCTGGAACGACCGATGACTTCCAAGCACAATGAGCACGGCGAAGGCAACGGGCTCCGGTACGGGGTCGGTTCGATGCAGGGCTGGCGGTGCGAGATGGAGGACGCCTATCACGCGAAAACCGGGCTCGGCGAAAGTCTCGAGGATTGGAACTACTTTGCCGTGTTCGACGGGCATGCCGGCGACAATGTGGCCAAGCACTGTGCGGCCAACCTGCTCCAgcgcatcatcaccaccaccgagtTCGGTAACAATGACATTACGAAGGGCATTCACACCGGCTTCCTGCAGCTGGACGAGTCGATGCGCGACCTGCCGGAGCTTGCCACGGGCGTGGACAAATCGGGCACGACCGCCGTCTGTGCGTTCATTTCCCGCCAGCATCTGTACGTCGCGAACTGTGGCGATTCGCGGGCCGTACTCTGCCAGAACGGGCAGCCCATCTTCTCCACCCAGGACCACAAACCGATCCTGCCGGGCGAGAAGGAGCGGATCATGAATGcgggcggttcggtggtggtgcagcGCGTCAACGGCAGCCTAGCGGTGAGCCGAGCGCTCGGCGATTTTACCTACAAAAATGTGAAGGATCTCGGCCAGTGCGAGCAGCTGGTATCGCCCGAGCCGGAAATATTTTGCCGCGATCGGGAACCGGCCGACGAGTTTCTGGTGCTCGCCTGCGACGGTGTGTGGGACGTGATGAGCAACGAGGAGCTGTGCCAGTTCGTGCACAACCGGCTCCAGCTGTCGGACAGTTTGGTGGACGTCGCCAACCAGGTGATCGACACCTGTCTGCACAAGGGCAGCCGGGACAATATGTGTATCATCATTATTGCGTTCCCGGGTGCGCCCACCGTCTCGGAGGAGGCCCAGAAGCGGGAGGAGGCGCTCGAGGCCCATCTGCGTGCCCGCATCGAGGAGATACTGGAAACGATGGAGCCGGTCGAGTATGGTGCGCTGCTGAAGGAGCTGGCCAACGAGGACATACCGGATCTGCCGCCGGGCGGTGGCCTGCACGCCAAGAGCTCGTACGTGTCGAAAGTGTTTCAGGAGCTGCATCCAAAGCTGGCGGAAACGTGCGAGGTTGGGAAATATTAA